In one Halosimplex halophilum genomic region, the following are encoded:
- a CDS encoding serine hydrolase domain-containing protein yields MTESPTRRGFLAGAAAAAAGSAAVASAEGSPHDTDTADPLPPDTDPPGTDRRSALQDAGGDTDVESLVDDLVESSLEGRTATGATVAVVADGEVALAKGYGVADRGEERPVDATTPFRVGSVSKPVVATALMARVQQGEIDPEAPVSEYLDASLDDAVGSATLADLVTHRAGYEMSNEGLWITDADDLRPLPAALRRWRHARVRPPGEAPAYSNYGYAVAGGVLGAVADAPFHEAVAADLLDPAGMESSSFRQPLPESLADAHATGYGPGAAYAGGEFPYLGLPPAGALSTTADDMARFMQLHLNGGVVDGEQVLAPETVAACQRQWATAHERLPGMAFGFVESDYGDVRTLRHSGGTPTFYSDLLLVPERGLGLFVAYNGADGGAAAGEVLEGFRSELLPDPESDSDPGTGSDSGEGGTLSPDGRPARADDLGGTYRSLRRSWTWHDRVTTTLQAGTVEVSVADDGTLVTTGGSTTNRWVEIEPLVFERVDGRERLAFDTGRGDDIEYLHRGANPTTAYGRVDGVDRLSLHAALTVLSLVGLLSAVFGWPAGTVVGWYRSGDDADVAADPRRWPDRPATLARAVAVGAAVAILAFLVAALVHLAAAPYAVLSAPPLTFAALFALPLLGLVGALATVAFAVRSWSGGYWGRLGRVHYALVAASLAVTCWLLWYWNLLVPPL; encoded by the coding sequence ATGACGGAGTCGCCCACCCGCCGGGGGTTCCTCGCCGGGGCCGCGGCCGCCGCGGCGGGGTCTGCGGCGGTCGCGTCCGCAGAGGGTTCCCCGCACGATACCGACACGGCCGACCCCCTCCCGCCCGACACCGATCCGCCCGGAACTGACCGCCGGTCCGCCCTGCAGGACGCCGGCGGGGACACCGACGTCGAATCGCTGGTCGACGACCTCGTCGAGTCGAGCCTGGAGGGGCGGACGGCCACGGGCGCGACCGTCGCCGTCGTCGCCGACGGAGAGGTGGCGCTCGCGAAGGGCTACGGCGTCGCCGACCGGGGCGAGGAACGGCCAGTCGACGCGACCACCCCGTTCCGCGTCGGCTCGGTCTCGAAACCCGTCGTCGCGACGGCGCTGATGGCCCGGGTCCAGCAGGGGGAGATCGACCCCGAGGCGCCGGTCTCGGAGTACCTCGACGCGAGTCTCGACGACGCGGTCGGCTCGGCCACGCTCGCGGACCTCGTCACCCACCGCGCGGGCTACGAGATGTCCAACGAGGGGCTGTGGATCACCGACGCCGACGACCTGCGGCCGCTCCCGGCGGCGCTCCGGAGGTGGCGCCACGCGCGAGTCCGGCCACCCGGCGAGGCGCCGGCCTACTCGAACTACGGGTACGCCGTCGCCGGGGGCGTCCTCGGGGCCGTCGCGGACGCGCCGTTCCACGAGGCCGTCGCTGCGGACCTGCTCGACCCCGCGGGGATGGAGTCGAGTAGCTTCCGCCAGCCGCTACCCGAGTCGCTGGCCGACGCTCACGCGACGGGGTACGGGCCCGGCGCCGCCTACGCCGGCGGGGAGTTCCCGTACCTCGGCCTCCCCCCGGCGGGCGCGCTGTCGACGACCGCCGACGACATGGCGCGGTTCATGCAGCTGCACCTGAACGGGGGCGTCGTCGACGGCGAGCAGGTGCTCGCGCCCGAGACCGTCGCGGCCTGCCAGCGCCAGTGGGCGACCGCCCACGAGCGGCTCCCGGGGATGGCCTTCGGGTTCGTCGAGAGCGACTACGGCGACGTGCGGACGCTCCGACACAGCGGCGGGACGCCGACGTTCTACAGCGACCTCCTGCTGGTCCCCGAGCGCGGCCTCGGGCTGTTCGTCGCGTACAACGGCGCCGACGGCGGCGCGGCCGCGGGAGAGGTGCTGGAGGGGTTCCGATCGGAGCTGCTGCCCGACCCGGAGTCCGACTCGGACCCCGGCACCGGCTCGGACTCGGGTGAGGGCGGGACGCTCTCGCCCGACGGCCGGCCGGCGCGGGCCGACGACCTCGGCGGCACCTACCGGTCGCTGCGGCGGTCGTGGACCTGGCACGACCGGGTCACGACGACGCTCCAGGCCGGCACCGTCGAGGTGAGCGTCGCCGACGACGGGACGCTGGTCACGACCGGCGGGAGCACGACCAACCGGTGGGTGGAGATCGAACCCCTCGTCTTCGAACGGGTCGACGGGCGCGAACGGCTGGCGTTCGACACCGGCCGCGGCGACGACATCGAGTACCTCCACCGCGGCGCGAACCCGACGACTGCGTACGGTCGCGTGGACGGGGTCGACCGGCTCTCCCTGCACGCCGCCCTGACCGTCCTGTCGCTGGTCGGCCTGCTCTCGGCGGTGTTCGGGTGGCCGGCGGGGACCGTCGTCGGGTGGTACCGCTCCGGGGACGACGCCGACGTGGCCGCCGACCCGCGACGGTGGCCCGACCGACCGGCGACGCTCGCGCGTGCGGTGGCCGTCGGGGCCGCCGTCGCGATACTCGCCTTCCTGGTGGCGGCGCTCGTCCACCTCGCCGCCGCGCCGTACGCCGTCCTGTCCGCGCCCCCGCTGACGTTCGCGGCCCTGTTCGCCCTGCCACTACTGGGACTGGTCGGGGCGCTGGCGACGGTCGCGTTCGCCGTCCGCTCGTGGTCCGGCGGCTACTGGGGCCGGCTCGGCCGGGTCCACTACGCGCTGGTCGCCGCGTCGCTGGCGGTCACCTGCTGGCTGCTGTGGTACTGGAACCTGCTGGTCCCGCCGCTGTGA
- a CDS encoding RNB domain-containing ribonuclease, with protein MTTEDAQAQAGTVEGQGPVEIDEEMARHLANKREELFEKFEIRDEFPPEVIEEAEARTEGVQEEIADEIDERRDLRDMTTWTTDPIDAQDFDDAISVEKRDDEYVLWVHIADVTHYVNPDTAMWEEAVERGNTVYLPDYTIHMLPPILAETVCSLVPNEDRLAHTVEMHLDPETLSYEEIDIYKSVIESDARLTYSEAEEILDDPDSADDMLEDTDVDLAEKTELVWELADRMHEQRKEDGSLVLNPARDRAHTIIEECMLKANKAVTHELMWDRGVEAMYRVHPQPSPEEWDEALQEIQDLDGVSIPGSAWDDPRKAVNATLEEAPGRQLSKIQRAVMFVMPRAKYMSDPFGGHHALNFEIYGHFTSPIRRLSDLINHWIVHTNDVPEDLQALCKHASDQQKDAEQCEREYKQFLEEVGLDPSAVNNRGVEVVDDGE; from the coding sequence ATGACTACCGAGGACGCCCAGGCCCAGGCCGGCACGGTCGAGGGCCAGGGCCCCGTCGAGATCGACGAGGAGATGGCCCGCCACCTGGCGAACAAGCGCGAGGAGCTGTTCGAGAAGTTCGAGATCCGCGACGAGTTCCCGCCCGAGGTGATCGAGGAGGCCGAGGCCCGCACGGAGGGCGTTCAAGAAGAGATCGCCGACGAGATCGACGAGCGCCGGGACCTGCGCGACATGACGACCTGGACGACCGACCCCATCGACGCCCAGGACTTCGACGACGCCATCTCCGTCGAGAAACGGGACGACGAGTACGTCCTCTGGGTCCACATCGCCGACGTGACCCACTACGTGAACCCGGACACCGCGATGTGGGAGGAGGCCGTCGAGCGGGGCAACACCGTCTACCTGCCCGACTACACCATCCACATGCTCCCGCCGATCCTCGCCGAGACGGTCTGTTCGCTGGTCCCCAACGAGGACCGCCTGGCCCACACCGTCGAGATGCACCTCGACCCGGAGACGCTCTCCTACGAGGAGATCGACATCTACAAATCCGTCATCGAGTCCGACGCCCGCCTGACCTACTCCGAGGCCGAGGAGATCCTCGACGATCCCGACAGCGCTGACGACATGCTAGAGGACACCGACGTGGACCTCGCGGAGAAGACCGAACTCGTCTGGGAGCTGGCCGACCGGATGCACGAGCAGCGCAAGGAGGACGGCTCGCTCGTCCTGAACCCGGCCCGCGACCGCGCCCACACCATCATCGAGGAGTGCATGCTCAAGGCCAACAAGGCCGTCACGCACGAGCTCATGTGGGACCGCGGCGTCGAGGCGATGTACCGCGTCCACCCCCAGCCCTCCCCCGAGGAGTGGGACGAGGCGCTGCAGGAGATCCAGGACCTCGACGGCGTCTCGATCCCCGGGAGCGCCTGGGACGACCCCCGGAAGGCCGTCAACGCGACGCTGGAGGAGGCCCCGGGTCGACAGCTCTCGAAGATCCAGCGGGCGGTGATGTTCGTCATGCCCCGCGCGAAGTACATGAGCGACCCGTTCGGCGGCCACCACGCGCTGAACTTCGAGATCTACGGCCACTTCACCTCGCCCATCCGCCGGCTCTCCGACCTCATCAACCACTGGATCGTCCACACCAACGACGTGCCCGAGGACCTCCAGGCGCTGTGCAAGCACGCCTCCGACCAGCAGAAAGACGCCGAGCAGTGCGAACGCGAGTACAAGCAGTTCCTCGAGGAGGTCGGCCTCGACCCCAGCGCCGTCAACAACCGCGGGGTCGAGGTCGTCGACGACGGGGAGTAG
- a CDS encoding DUF7562 family protein yields the protein MWRSGQRGRNEVTCIACGDSVARSSAREYDKFGDRWDREGKEFEYLCKPCDRERCHQPRGNLEAFLEDVETAADDRDRETFLATYLELAERGDSVEE from the coding sequence ATGTGGCGCTCCGGCCAACGGGGTCGCAACGAGGTGACCTGTATCGCCTGCGGTGACTCGGTCGCCCGGTCGTCGGCCCGGGAGTACGACAAGTTCGGCGACCGCTGGGACCGGGAGGGCAAGGAGTTCGAGTACCTCTGCAAGCCCTGCGACCGCGAGCGGTGTCACCAGCCCCGCGGGAACCTCGAAGCCTTCCTCGAAGACGTGGAGACGGCCGCCGACGACCGCGACCGCGAGACGTTCCTCGCGACCTACCTCGAACTCGCCGAGCGCGGCGACTCCGTCGAGGAGTAG
- a CDS encoding DUF2267 domain-containing protein yields MNFDEFTGAVQHRLELPGTGEAVRATRATLTTLGERIQAGEATDLAGPLPMEVDFYLTGAVAEHGQHFDWDDFLDRVAEREGQTAPDDRADVAHHARTVVAVVAEAVPEGQLDQLRDQLPADEGWADLFELVDGAAAE; encoded by the coding sequence ATGAACTTCGATGAGTTCACCGGAGCGGTCCAGCACCGCCTCGAACTGCCCGGGACGGGGGAAGCCGTCCGCGCGACCCGCGCGACGCTGACGACGCTCGGCGAGCGGATCCAGGCGGGCGAGGCCACGGACCTCGCGGGCCCGCTCCCGATGGAGGTCGACTTCTACCTGACGGGCGCGGTCGCCGAGCACGGCCAGCACTTCGACTGGGACGACTTTCTCGACCGCGTCGCCGAGCGGGAGGGGCAGACGGCGCCGGACGACCGCGCCGACGTGGCCCACCACGCCCGGACGGTCGTGGCCGTCGTCGCCGAGGCGGTCCCCGAGGGACAGCTCGACCAGCTCCGCGACCAGCTGCCCGCCGACGAGGGGTGGGCGGACCTGTTCGAACTGGTCGACGGCGCGGCGGCCGAGTGA
- a CDS encoding MFS transporter, with product MTAATETADGTDAGADGTDARADGTDAGTDETDAGTGAAGPTAERPLWRNRDFRRFFAGQFVTNAGDSLYTVAVLWLVFELSGSTVLTGVANAVLLLPWLLQILAGPVVDRLPLRPVLVGSQLLQGVVVLALPLAAATGNLSVGVIFAVVPVLTLATLLMAPMQATVVPRIVPDEQLSQANSALATVTLGLDMIFDALGGAFIAVFGATALFLFDAGTFALAALLFAGVAVSRADDGEPADESDVSEESDTNDESILGSYVADLRDGIDVLRGTVFVELVLTTAVANLATGVTLAVLPAYGDALGGPAVYGALLGALGVGRLVGSLLAPYLEGVAYGRLLLVGNAAGAACWLGAVVAPSPALTVALFGLAWIPAGASGVLTATLNQTVFPPDLLGRVSTIKGTASGATLPLGSLAGGLVAELLGTATTVGLAAFGFGFTALYLAVRPRLRRLPPVADADPEAFGVRIESERDGE from the coding sequence ATGACCGCCGCGACCGAGACGGCCGACGGGACGGACGCCGGGGCTGACGGGACGGACGCCAGGGCTGACGGGACGGATGCCGGGACTGACGAGACGGACGCCGGGACCGGCGCCGCGGGACCCACCGCCGAGCGGCCGCTGTGGCGCAACCGCGACTTCCGTCGCTTCTTCGCGGGGCAGTTCGTCACCAACGCCGGCGACAGCCTCTACACGGTCGCGGTCCTCTGGCTCGTCTTCGAACTCAGCGGCTCGACGGTCCTCACGGGGGTCGCAAACGCCGTCCTGTTGCTCCCGTGGCTCCTGCAGATCCTCGCCGGCCCGGTCGTCGACCGCCTTCCCCTTCGACCGGTCCTCGTCGGGTCGCAACTGCTGCAGGGCGTGGTCGTCCTTGCCCTGCCGCTCGCGGCGGCGACCGGGAACCTGAGCGTCGGTGTCATCTTCGCGGTCGTCCCCGTCCTGACGCTGGCGACGCTGCTGATGGCGCCGATGCAGGCGACGGTCGTCCCGCGGATCGTCCCCGACGAGCAGCTGTCGCAGGCGAACTCCGCGCTCGCCACCGTCACGCTCGGGCTGGACATGATCTTCGACGCGCTCGGCGGCGCCTTCATCGCCGTCTTCGGCGCGACGGCGCTGTTCCTGTTCGACGCGGGGACGTTCGCGCTCGCCGCGCTCCTGTTCGCCGGGGTCGCGGTGTCGCGAGCCGACGACGGGGAGCCTGCCGACGAATCCGACGTGAGCGAGGAGTCCGACACGAACGACGAGTCGATACTCGGTTCGTACGTCGCGGACCTGCGCGACGGGATCGACGTGCTGCGCGGCACCGTCTTCGTCGAGCTGGTGTTGACGACCGCGGTGGCGAACCTCGCGACGGGGGTGACGCTCGCGGTCCTGCCGGCCTACGGCGACGCGCTCGGCGGCCCCGCGGTCTACGGGGCGCTGCTCGGGGCGCTCGGCGTCGGTCGGCTGGTCGGCTCGCTGCTGGCGCCGTACCTCGAAGGGGTGGCCTACGGCCGGCTGTTGCTCGTCGGCAACGCCGCCGGCGCCGCATGCTGGCTCGGCGCGGTGGTCGCGCCGTCGCCGGCGCTCACCGTCGCTCTGTTCGGGCTCGCGTGGATCCCCGCGGGCGCCAGCGGCGTGCTCACGGCGACGCTGAACCAGACCGTCTTCCCGCCGGACCTGCTCGGGCGGGTCTCCACGATCAAGGGCACGGCCTCCGGCGCGACGCTGCCGCTCGGATCGCTGGCCGGCGGGCTCGTCGCCGAACTGCTGGGGACAGCGACCACGGTCGGGCTGGCGGCCTTCGGCTTCGGGTTCACGGCGCTGTATCTCGCCGTCCGCCCGCGACTCCGGCGGCTCCCGCCGGTCGCCGACGCCGACCCCGAAGCCTTCGGCGTGAGGATCGAGTCGGAACGCGACGGGGAGTAG
- a CDS encoding cation-translocating P-type ATPase, with amino-acid sequence MTDTPHSRPVDEVLAEAGVEESGLSSAEAVERRAEHGPNEIARARGRSPVDIFLAQFDSWLIWVLLAAAALSVWAGHAVDAVLITVIVVANGVFGFAQDYRAERSLESLRELTAPTAVVRRDGGTAEVAATELVPGDVVELSDGDVVPADGRLVETTGLEVDEAALTGESLPVSKSVEPVEPDAPLAERSSMVYKSTAVTRGKAAFVVTATGEDTEVGGIARQLADTEETETPLQAELDDLGRTLGLGVVALAALVVPLLWFRGVEPLQTALTAVSLAVAAVPEGLPAVVTLTLALGVRRMADENALVRRLPAVEALGAVDVVCTDKTGTLTEGRMAVSRLWVADGVVNFDDVIDDAAGGAAASNGGAAAGIDSAAGASTTEADRVDLLLRAGALCNDATAEAGDPTERALVAAAEDRGFDVAALRERSPRTDEIPFSSERKWMGTVHGDRAYVKGAPEVVVEKCSRALTDDGSVELDEAGAERIRERTREFADDALRVLAVAYTEDGRGFDADGEGELDGADDLTDLVFVGLVGMIDPPRAEVADAIARTRRAGIDVKMITGDNVRTAAAVGAELGLGGDVVEGREIEALSDDELRERVGEVDVFARASPGHKVRVLRALQANGRTVAMTGDGVNDAPALKNADVGVAMGVRGTDVAKQASDVVLLDDNYATIARAVERGRAIFDNVWKFVAYLLSANVAEVAIVFLASLWGYLVLPAVQLLWINLLTDGLPALALGADPESGDVMERPPRDPEQGIVDRPMLGVIGGTGVVTTAVMLGLLAVLLDGASEVDAYVRTMVFTAFVVLEFGKLFVIRWLRETPTLSNRWLFAAVAGSLALQLAVLYTPLRRYFDTVALGVGDWGIVAGVFAVTVPAYLLVAAGVRRLRDTGAAAGADPHTETGD; translated from the coding sequence GTGACAGATACCCCACACAGCCGGCCGGTCGACGAGGTGCTCGCCGAGGCCGGGGTCGAGGAGTCGGGGCTGTCGTCGGCCGAGGCCGTCGAGCGCCGCGCAGAGCACGGGCCGAACGAGATCGCCCGCGCCAGGGGCCGGTCGCCGGTCGACATCTTCCTCGCGCAGTTCGACAGCTGGCTCATCTGGGTGCTGCTCGCCGCGGCCGCCCTCTCGGTGTGGGCCGGCCACGCCGTCGACGCCGTGCTCATCACCGTGATCGTCGTCGCCAACGGCGTCTTCGGGTTCGCGCAGGACTACCGCGCCGAGCGGAGTCTCGAATCGCTCCGCGAGTTGACGGCGCCCACCGCCGTCGTCCGCCGCGACGGCGGGACGGCGGAGGTAGCGGCGACCGAACTGGTTCCCGGCGACGTGGTCGAACTGTCGGACGGCGACGTGGTACCGGCGGACGGTCGGCTCGTCGAGACGACGGGGCTGGAGGTCGACGAGGCGGCGCTGACCGGCGAGAGCCTCCCGGTCTCGAAGTCCGTCGAGCCGGTCGAACCGGACGCGCCGCTCGCGGAACGGTCGTCGATGGTGTACAAGAGCACGGCGGTCACGAGGGGGAAGGCCGCCTTCGTCGTGACCGCGACCGGCGAGGACACGGAGGTCGGGGGCATCGCGCGCCAGCTCGCCGACACGGAGGAGACGGAGACGCCGCTGCAGGCCGAGCTGGACGACCTCGGGCGGACGCTCGGGCTCGGCGTCGTCGCGCTGGCCGCGCTGGTCGTCCCGCTGCTGTGGTTCCGCGGAGTCGAACCGCTGCAGACCGCGCTGACCGCGGTGTCGCTGGCCGTCGCGGCCGTCCCCGAGGGGCTGCCAGCGGTCGTGACGCTGACGCTCGCGCTGGGCGTCCGCCGGATGGCCGACGAGAACGCCCTCGTGCGGCGGCTGCCCGCCGTCGAGGCGCTCGGCGCCGTCGACGTGGTCTGTACCGACAAGACCGGCACGCTCACAGAGGGGCGGATGGCCGTCAGCCGGCTGTGGGTCGCCGACGGCGTCGTCAACTTCGACGACGTGATCGACGACGCGGCGGGCGGGGCGGCCGCCTCGAACGGCGGCGCGGCCGCGGGGATCGACTCCGCGGCGGGCGCGTCCACGACCGAGGCCGACCGCGTCGACCTGCTGCTGCGGGCGGGGGCGCTGTGCAACGACGCGACGGCCGAGGCGGGCGACCCGACCGAGCGGGCGCTCGTCGCGGCCGCCGAGGATCGAGGGTTCGACGTGGCCGCGCTGCGCGAGCGGAGTCCGCGGACCGACGAGATCCCCTTCTCCTCGGAGCGCAAGTGGATGGGGACGGTTCACGGCGACCGCGCCTACGTCAAGGGCGCGCCGGAGGTCGTCGTCGAGAAGTGCTCGCGCGCCCTGACCGACGACGGGTCGGTCGAGCTGGACGAGGCGGGCGCCGAGCGGATCCGCGAGCGGACCCGCGAGTTCGCCGACGACGCGCTGCGGGTACTCGCGGTCGCCTACACCGAGGACGGGCGCGGCTTCGACGCGGACGGCGAGGGGGAACTCGACGGCGCCGACGACCTGACGGACCTGGTGTTCGTCGGGCTCGTCGGGATGATCGACCCGCCGCGCGCGGAGGTGGCCGACGCCATCGCGCGGACGCGCCGGGCGGGCATCGACGTGAAGATGATCACCGGCGACAACGTCCGGACGGCCGCGGCCGTCGGCGCGGAACTCGGACTGGGCGGCGACGTGGTCGAGGGCCGGGAGATCGAGGCGCTGAGCGACGACGAACTCCGCGAGCGCGTCGGCGAGGTGGACGTGTTCGCCCGGGCCTCGCCCGGGCACAAGGTCCGGGTGTTGCGCGCGCTCCAGGCGAACGGTCGGACGGTGGCGATGACCGGCGACGGCGTCAACGACGCGCCGGCGCTGAAAAACGCCGACGTGGGCGTCGCGATGGGCGTCCGCGGCACGGACGTGGCCAAGCAGGCCAGCGACGTGGTGTTGCTCGACGACAACTACGCGACCATCGCCCGGGCGGTCGAGCGCGGCCGCGCCATCTTCGACAACGTCTGGAAGTTCGTCGCCTACCTGCTCAGCGCCAACGTCGCGGAGGTCGCCATCGTCTTCCTCGCCTCGCTGTGGGGGTATCTCGTCCTCCCAGCCGTCCAACTGCTGTGGATCAACCTGCTGACCGACGGGCTGCCGGCGCTGGCGCTGGGCGCCGACCCCGAGAGCGGCGACGTGATGGAGCGGCCGCCGCGGGATCCCGAACAGGGCATCGTCGACCGGCCCATGCTCGGCGTCATCGGCGGTACGGGGGTGGTGACGACCGCCGTCATGCTGGGCCTGCTCGCCGTCCTGCTCGACGGCGCAAGCGAGGTCGACGCCTACGTGCGGACGATGGTCTTCACGGCGTTCGTCGTCCTGGAGTTCGGGAAGCTGTTCGTCATCCGGTGGCTGCGCGAGACGCCGACGCTGTCGAACCGCTGGCTGTTCGCGGCGGTCGCGGGCTCGCTGGCCCTGCAGCTGGCCGTGCTGTACACCCCGCTACGCCGGTACTTCGACACGGTCGCGCTCGGCGTCGGGGACTGGGGGATCGTCGCCGGTGTCTTCGCCGTCACCGTCCCCGCGTACCTGCTCGTGGCCGCGGGCGTCCGCCGCCTGCGCGACACGGGCGCGGCTGCGGGAGCGGATCCACACACGGAAACGGGTGACTGA
- a CDS encoding pyridoxamine 5'-phosphate oxidase family protein: protein MTDAEEIEMGAEEVDRFLGSGGTGVLSLSTVGDEPPDAVPVSYGYDAEDRVFYFRISVGHDDDPGELAGRPVTFVAYGDEDGDDDGRWRSVVARGRLHDTEEAGIETETLAEMERIDIPLVDVFEEPLRMVSFDFFRLDPDEFTGRRESLVND, encoded by the coding sequence ATGACCGACGCCGAGGAGATCGAGATGGGGGCGGAGGAGGTCGACCGATTCCTGGGGAGCGGGGGAACGGGAGTCCTCTCGCTGTCGACGGTCGGCGACGAGCCGCCGGACGCCGTCCCGGTGTCGTACGGCTACGACGCCGAGGACCGGGTGTTCTACTTCCGGATCTCCGTCGGCCACGACGACGATCCGGGGGAGCTGGCCGGCAGGCCGGTGACGTTCGTCGCGTACGGCGACGAGGACGGGGACGACGACGGGCGATGGCGCAGTGTCGTCGCGCGCGGCCGGTTGCACGACACCGAGGAGGCGGGGATCGAAACGGAGACGCTCGCCGAGATGGAGCGGATCGACATCCCGCTGGTCGACGTGTTCGAGGAGCCGCTGCGGATGGTGTCGTTCGACTTCTTCCGGCTCGACCCCGACGAGTTCACCGGCCGGCGGGAGTCGCTCGTCAACGATTGA
- a CDS encoding VIT1/CCC1 transporter family protein, whose product MSALDRARRLLGKEDVLSIARRYFVSNGFDGTLTAIGVVVGAVLSGVPDGATVIKIGAGAAVGLGTSAVWSVWEIERAETRAAVRRVERAMLTDLDDTRIEHEQSGARVVHAVASGLGPLIGILITLLPFAFEGTAFSMVEAALVSVALGVGVLGAFGAYMGSISGQRWYVAAARMGLAGLVVAVINVFLPG is encoded by the coding sequence GTGTCCGCGCTCGACCGCGCCCGCCGCCTGCTGGGCAAGGAGGACGTGCTCTCGATCGCCCGCCGCTACTTCGTCTCGAACGGCTTCGACGGGACGCTCACGGCCATCGGCGTCGTCGTCGGGGCCGTCCTCTCGGGCGTGCCCGACGGCGCGACGGTCATCAAGATCGGCGCCGGCGCGGCCGTCGGCCTGGGCACCTCGGCGGTCTGGAGCGTCTGGGAGATCGAGCGCGCCGAGACGCGCGCGGCGGTCCGCCGCGTCGAACGGGCGATGCTCACCGACCTCGACGACACGCGCATCGAGCACGAACAGAGCGGCGCCCGCGTCGTCCACGCCGTCGCCAGCGGCCTCGGCCCGCTCATCGGCATCCTGATCACTCTCCTCCCCTTCGCCTTCGAGGGGACCGCCTTCTCGATGGTCGAGGCGGCGCTCGTCTCCGTCGCGCTCGGCGTCGGCGTCCTCGGCGCGTTCGGCGCCTACATGGGGTCGATCTCCGGCCAGCGCTGGTACGTCGCCGCCGCCCGGATGGGACTGGCGGGGCTGGTCGTCGCCGTCATCAACGTCTTCCTGCCGGGGTAG
- a CDS encoding DUF211 domain-containing protein, producing the protein MAPVRRLVVDVLKPHDPPLLAFTQRLSELDSVEGASTSLVELDQEVQNVKVTLEGEDLDYDAVEAAVEELSGTVHSVDEVACGDYVVEDRPTPQDG; encoded by the coding sequence ATGGCACCCGTTCGCCGGCTCGTCGTGGACGTGTTGAAACCGCACGACCCGCCGCTGCTCGCGTTCACCCAGCGCCTGAGCGAACTCGACTCCGTCGAGGGCGCGAGCACGTCGCTGGTCGAACTCGACCAGGAGGTCCAGAACGTCAAGGTCACGCTGGAGGGCGAAGACCTCGACTACGACGCCGTCGAGGCCGCCGTCGAGGAGTTGAGCGGGACGGTCCACTCCGTCGACGAGGTGGCCTGCGGCGACTACGTCGTCGAGGACCGCCCCACGCCACAGGACGGCTGA
- a CDS encoding lysylphosphatidylglycerol synthase domain-containing protein, with amino-acid sequence MSSATHRSRLPTDRLGRRALAVVATLAAVAGAVALVGPDAVGTALAGADGRTVALVAAVAVAVLVARGLALRVLLGILGHDAPVGRVLGAYVATTVVSTVAPGGQAGGAPVNGLLVARTSDADYEDGVAAVVAVSALTNALVGAFGVVGVGYLLATAGAGSSDVTALAAVGVGFVALAAAGGVVLWRVRDRATAALVSLVARLAGALRVVPRVSPPDRAAVADRADRFRAALARLRGGSPRQIVTLVGLLAVAHALTVVALWLSFRAVGESVSVGVLLAVIPAAVAAAVVPAPGGSGVDAALVGLLAAGTSAVAPVAGAAVLVYRVATSGPALVAGGAVVAAMASLGWFRERDPGAGD; translated from the coding sequence GTGAGTTCGGCGACCCACCGGTCCCGGCTCCCCACCGACCGACTCGGGCGCAGAGCGCTCGCGGTGGTCGCGACGCTGGCGGCGGTCGCCGGGGCGGTCGCGCTCGTCGGCCCCGACGCGGTCGGGACGGCGCTGGCCGGTGCGGACGGGCGGACGGTCGCGCTCGTCGCGGCCGTCGCGGTCGCGGTGCTGGTCGCCAGGGGGCTCGCGCTGCGCGTCCTCCTCGGTATCCTCGGCCACGACGCGCCGGTGGGTCGGGTCCTCGGCGCGTACGTCGCGACGACGGTCGTCAGCACGGTCGCCCCGGGCGGCCAGGCCGGCGGCGCGCCGGTCAACGGCCTGCTCGTCGCGCGCACCTCCGACGCCGACTACGAGGACGGCGTCGCCGCGGTCGTCGCCGTCAGCGCGCTCACCAACGCCCTCGTCGGCGCGTTCGGCGTCGTCGGCGTCGGCTACCTGCTGGCGACCGCCGGCGCCGGAAGCAGTGACGTGACCGCACTGGCGGCGGTCGGCGTCGGCTTCGTCGCCCTGGCCGCGGCCGGCGGGGTCGTCCTCTGGCGGGTCCGCGACCGCGCGACCGCCGCCCTCGTCTCGCTGGTCGCGCGACTCGCCGGCGCGCTCCGGGTCGTCCCCCGGGTCTCGCCGCCGGACCGGGCGGCCGTCGCCGACCGGGCGGACCGGTTCCGGGCCGCGCTGGCGCGGCTACGCGGTGGGTCGCCCCGACAGATCGTGACCCTGGTCGGACTGCTGGCCGTCGCCCACGCGCTGACCGTGGTCGCGCTGTGGCTCTCGTTCCGCGCGGTCGGGGAGTCGGTCTCGGTCGGCGTCCTGCTGGCCGTGATCCCCGCCGCCGTCGCGGCGGCGGTCGTCCCGGCCCCGGGCGGCAGCGGCGTCGACGCCGCGCTGGTCGGCCTGCTCGCCGCGGGCACGAGCGCCGTCGCGCCGGTGGCCGGCGCGGCCGTCCTCGTCTACCGCGTCGCCACGTCCGGTCCCGCGCTCGTCGCTGGCGGCGCTGTCGTCGCCGCGATGGCGTCGCTCGGGTGGTTCCGTGAGCGCGATCCCGGGGCCGGCGACTGA